Genomic DNA from Poecilia reticulata strain Guanapo unplaced genomic scaffold, Guppy_female_1.0+MT scaffold_236, whole genome shotgun sequence:
acacacactgaacacacacactgaacacacacacaacacacactgaacacacacacaacacacactgaacacacactcaacacacactgaacacacactgaacacacacaccgaacacacactgaacacacacacaacacacactgaacacacacattCCGGTCTTTCCATCCTTAAAGGACAATCAGCCACACCTTAAAACCGGTTCTGGTCCGAACCCTGGAACCGGTTCTGGTGAACTCCTTGGAGTGGGCTGGACATGAGCAGcagttcagaaccagaaccgagccTGGGTTCAGGGGTCCAGCAGATTTCTGGACCAACCAGGACCCGGTTCCGGACCGGTTCCGGCCCGGTCCAGTGGCTCCAGGTCCGGTCAGGTGTtagcagggggcggggcttaccTTCAGCCACACTTCCGTCTTTCATCATGGTGCTGGCTCCATAGGTGAAATCTGGACCCGGGATGGTGAGGCCCCTGGACCGGGCCCTCCCCAGCGGAGCCTGCACACAGAGCGCAGCGCTGCTTAGCACGgttgaactttgaccttctCATCTCATAGAGTGAGCGGTTCTGCTCAGCCAGCTGGTTCTGGGGTCTAGGTAAAAAACGGGTCCAGCCGTCAGTCGGCTGAGGGGAGC
This window encodes:
- the cfap77 gene encoding cilia- and flagella-associated protein 77 isoform X2, with the protein product MIASPRLGVFRESMLRDPLLIKAPLGRARSRGLTIPGPDFTYGASTMMKDGSVAEGKPRPLLTPDRTWSHWTGPEPVRNRVLVGPEICWTPEPRLGSGSELLLMSSPLQGVHQNRFQGSDQNRF
- the cfap77 gene encoding cilia- and flagella-associated protein 77 isoform X1; translation: MNSSMIASPRLGVFRESMLRDPLLIKAPLGRARSRGLTIPGPDFTYGASTMMKDGSVAEGKPRPLLTPDRTWSHWTGPEPVRNRVLVGPEICWTPEPRLGSGSELLLMSSPLQGVHQNRFQGSDQNRF